One genomic window of Saccopteryx bilineata isolate mSacBil1 chromosome 4, mSacBil1_pri_phased_curated, whole genome shotgun sequence includes the following:
- the LOC136334634 gene encoding uncharacterized protein isoform X2, with product MAFLVSGTLRMAAQMADAQDSLGRKGKYNVQGPRVALTLSSPEVSISTVAALEGVFQTLGFESCQRREALVQDFLEELTGFREQLDAHGAPLGCVLVALVAPRGQLRQPQKLVRELSDCEALRGCPKVFLLLSSAPGAAPTTGAFLTGLGELCGRHPHWSLLQLLTEVFCRTADESSGATCCPVLRSSLRGALCLGHVEPWETEPEPSPGAQYDLSRDRAALLLAVIQDRPGAQHDVEALGGLCQNLGFKTTLKTDPTAQAFQEELAQFQGQLDTLRSPVSCALVALMAHGGPQGQLLGADGKEVQPEALVQELSRCRALQGCPKIFLLQACRGGHRDAGMGPTALPWYWRWLRAPPATPSHADVLQIYADAQGSSSRGSTTGSCDQADLLMVYAAAEGCVAYRDEKGSDFIQTLVKVLRAAPGGDLLELLTELY from the exons ATGGCCTTCCTGGTGTCTGGGACACTGCGGATGGCAGCACAGATGGCCGATGCTCAAGATAGCCTGGGAAGAAAG GGGAAGTACAATGTGCAGGGTCCAAGGGTGGCCCTGACACTCAGCAGCCCTGAGGTGTCCATCTCTACAGTGGCTGCCCTGGAGGGTGTGTTCCAGACCTTGGGCTTTGAGAGCTGCCAGCGGAGGGAGGCCCTGGTCCAG gacttcctggaggagctGACTGGGTTCCGGGAGCAGCTGGATGCCCACGGGGCTCCTCTGGGCTGTGTCCTGGTGGCTTTGGTGGCCCCCAGGGGGCAGCTGCGGCAGCCACAGAAGTTGGTCCGGGAGCTGAGTGACTGTGAGGCCCTGCGGGGCTGCCCCAAAGTCTTCCTGCTGCTCTCTAGTGCTCCTGGGG CTGCCCCCACGACTGGAGCCTTTCTCACGGGCCTGGGTGAACTCTGTGGCCGCCATCCTCACTGGTCCCTGCTGCAGCTGCTGACAGAG GTCTTCTGTAGGACAGCTGACGAGTCCTCAGGGGCCACCTGCTGCCCAGTCCTTCGGAGCTCCTTGCGGGGGGCATTGTGCCTGGGGCACGTGGAGCCCTGGGAAACTGAG CCAGAACCCAGCCCCGGCGCTCAGTACGACCTGTCTAGGGACAGGGCTGCCCTCCTCCTAGCTGTGATCCAGGACCGGCCTGGGGCCCAGCATGATGTGGAGGCACTGGGGGGCCTGTGTCAGAACCTGGGCTTCAAGACCACCCTGAAGACAGATCCTACAGCCCAG GCTTTCCAGGAGGAGCTGGCCCAGTTCCAGGGGCAGCTGGACACCCTCAGGAGCCCCGTGAGCTGTGCCCTTGTGGCCCTGATGGCTCACGGGGGGCCTCAGGGGCAGCTGCTGGGGGCTGATGGGAAGGAGGTCCAGCCAGAGGCACTGGTGCAGGAGCTGAGCCGCTGCAGGGCCCTGCAGGGCTGCCCCAAGATCTTCCTGCTTCAGGCTTGCCGTGGGG GCCACAGGGATGCCGGCATGGGGCCCACAGCTCTCCCCTGGTACTGGCGCTGGCTGCGGGCACCGCCAGCCACCCCCTCTCACGCGGACGTCCTCCAGATCTATGCAGACGCCCAAG GCAGCTCCTCCAGAGGCTCCACTACAGGAAGCTGTGACCAAGCAGACCTTCTAATGGTCTATGCAGCTGCCGAGG GCTGTGTAGCCTATCGGGATGAGAAGGGTTCAGACTTTATCCAGACGCTAGTGAAGGTCCTCAGAGCTGCCCCCGGGGGAGACCTCCTGGAGCTGCTGACTGAG ctttattga
- the LOC136334634 gene encoding caspase-14-like isoform X1, with amino-acid sequence MAFLVSGTLRMAAQMADAQDSLGRKGKYNVQGPRVALTLSSPEVSISTVAALEGVFQTLGFESCQRREALVQDFLEELTGFREQLDAHGAPLGCVLVALVAPRGQLRQPQKLVRELSDCEALRGCPKVFLLLSSAPGAAPTTGAFLTGLGELCGRHPHWSLLQLLTEVFCRTADESSGATCCPVLRSSLRGALCLGHVEPWETEPEPSPGAQYDLSRDRAALLLAVIQDRPGAQHDVEALGGLCQNLGFKTTLKTDPTAQAFQEELAQFQGQLDTLRSPVSCALVALMAHGGPQGQLLGADGKEVQPEALVQELSRCRALQGCPKIFLLQACRGGHRDAGMGPTALPWYWRWLRAPPATPSHADVLQIYADAQGSSSRGSTTGSCDQADLLMVYAAAEGCVAYRDEKGSDFIQTLVKVLRAAPGGDLLELLTEVNRQVCELDVLGPDCAERHKSCLEIRSSLRRRLCLQA; translated from the exons ATGGCCTTCCTGGTGTCTGGGACACTGCGGATGGCAGCACAGATGGCCGATGCTCAAGATAGCCTGGGAAGAAAG GGGAAGTACAATGTGCAGGGTCCAAGGGTGGCCCTGACACTCAGCAGCCCTGAGGTGTCCATCTCTACAGTGGCTGCCCTGGAGGGTGTGTTCCAGACCTTGGGCTTTGAGAGCTGCCAGCGGAGGGAGGCCCTGGTCCAG gacttcctggaggagctGACTGGGTTCCGGGAGCAGCTGGATGCCCACGGGGCTCCTCTGGGCTGTGTCCTGGTGGCTTTGGTGGCCCCCAGGGGGCAGCTGCGGCAGCCACAGAAGTTGGTCCGGGAGCTGAGTGACTGTGAGGCCCTGCGGGGCTGCCCCAAAGTCTTCCTGCTGCTCTCTAGTGCTCCTGGGG CTGCCCCCACGACTGGAGCCTTTCTCACGGGCCTGGGTGAACTCTGTGGCCGCCATCCTCACTGGTCCCTGCTGCAGCTGCTGACAGAG GTCTTCTGTAGGACAGCTGACGAGTCCTCAGGGGCCACCTGCTGCCCAGTCCTTCGGAGCTCCTTGCGGGGGGCATTGTGCCTGGGGCACGTGGAGCCCTGGGAAACTGAG CCAGAACCCAGCCCCGGCGCTCAGTACGACCTGTCTAGGGACAGGGCTGCCCTCCTCCTAGCTGTGATCCAGGACCGGCCTGGGGCCCAGCATGATGTGGAGGCACTGGGGGGCCTGTGTCAGAACCTGGGCTTCAAGACCACCCTGAAGACAGATCCTACAGCCCAG GCTTTCCAGGAGGAGCTGGCCCAGTTCCAGGGGCAGCTGGACACCCTCAGGAGCCCCGTGAGCTGTGCCCTTGTGGCCCTGATGGCTCACGGGGGGCCTCAGGGGCAGCTGCTGGGGGCTGATGGGAAGGAGGTCCAGCCAGAGGCACTGGTGCAGGAGCTGAGCCGCTGCAGGGCCCTGCAGGGCTGCCCCAAGATCTTCCTGCTTCAGGCTTGCCGTGGGG GCCACAGGGATGCCGGCATGGGGCCCACAGCTCTCCCCTGGTACTGGCGCTGGCTGCGGGCACCGCCAGCCACCCCCTCTCACGCGGACGTCCTCCAGATCTATGCAGACGCCCAAG GCAGCTCCTCCAGAGGCTCCACTACAGGAAGCTGTGACCAAGCAGACCTTCTAATGGTCTATGCAGCTGCCGAGG GCTGTGTAGCCTATCGGGATGAGAAGGGTTCAGACTTTATCCAGACGCTAGTGAAGGTCCTCAGAGCTGCCCCCGGGGGAGACCTCCTGGAGCTGCTGACTGAG GTCAATCGTCAGGTGTGTGAGCTGGATGTGCTGGGTCCTGACTGTGCCGAGCGCCACAAGTCCTGCCTGGAGATCCGCAGCTCACTGAGGCGCCGGCTCTGCCTGCAGGCCTGA